TATGAATTTGCCCAAAATCAAGGTTGGGAAGTTCTAGCTTATGATTTAGCTGGACATGGAAAGTCTAGCTGTTACTCGCGTTATTCTATCGGACGACATTGCCGAGATTTAGGGCGATTATTACATAAGTTTGGCATTATATCGCCTGTGTTATTTTGTCATAGCTATGGCGTTCCTATCGGTTTAGAATTTGCCCAACACCATCAAGTAAGTGCCATGATTGCTATTGCTGGTGGAACTCATGATTTAGCACCTTGGTGGGAAATTCCGTTGATGAAGTTAATGGCTTGGGGTGGAAGATATCTTTATCATTTACCAAGAGTGCAAGTCTTCAATAACTTTCTCTCAACTTCCTACCGTCACAGCGTCATGGAAAGATTTTTTGCGGAAAATCCTATACCAACTGATTTTGATGCTTACAAAGCCTTAGAAATTTTTTGGGACTATAACTTTTTTGTTCGTCATCCACTACCGCAGAATTTGCATATTCCAACTTTAGTAATTACTGCGGGAAAAGACCCCATGTTTACCCAACAAATGGGGGATGAGTTAGCGAGTCACTTTGTGAACAGTACTCACTTACATTTTGCCCAAGCTGGACATCTCGTGATGGCAGAGTGTGCAGAGTTAGTTAATCAGGCGATCGCAAATTGGTTAAACCAACAAGTTTATTTTTAACTTCTGACTATGAACTACAAAAAAATCCTACTACTAATTTCAGTAATATCTTTAGTTGGTTGTAAATATTCTCCAGGTGTAGCGGCGAAACTACCAGAAACAATCACAGCTTCCTTACCAGCGCAGCCAAATGCTAATATCTTAGCTACTCCCCTCACCTATAAAATTGAGTCTTACGACAGCCAAGTAATGCTAGGAAAACGTACATACGGCGTTTCTTTACCCCCTGGCTATGAACAAAATTCCCAACAACGTTACCCCGTAATTTTTCTGCTTCATGGTGGACATGGTGAACCCATTGATTGGTTCAGCGATAAAAAAGGACAAGCACTCAAAACACTAACCAAACTCTACACCACAGGGAAATTACCACCTAGTATTATTATCACGCCCGATGGTAATGACAAACGTGGCTCTAGCCCTTATTTTGATCCCCAATATATCGACGGCCCCAATGGTAAAGTTTCTACAGCCGTGGGATATGAACTGGTAAAAGTAGTGCAGAGTCGTTATCGCACTTTACCAAATCCCGATTTTTGGGCGATGGGTGGATTATCTTCTGGCGGTTGGGGGGCAATGAATGTCGGGTTGCATAATTTGCAGAACTTTTCAATTTTATTTAGCCATAGCGGTTATTTTAAAGATAATAGTGGAGCGCAAAATAGCCCAATAATTTATATCAAAACTCTGCCTAAGCAAGCAAAAAAAAGATTGCGAATTTATCTAGACTCAGGTCTATCTGATACCGAAGAGCTTGATGATGCTAAAGCATTTATGCAAGTTCTTAACCAAGAAAAAGTTTACAATCAATTTCGACAATTTCCTGGCAGTCATACTTGGCAATATTGGCGAGAACATTTAACAGATTCTCTAACATTTGTTGGCGAACAATTCCGGATTGCAGAAATTGCACATGCTGCTGATAATTTAGGTGTTAATCAGCAAACACATAAATAATAAGATTACCCACTTCTTAAAGAAGTCGGGGATATTAGCCTCTTTTACGAGCTATAAATACATGAAAATTTCTAAAATTTTTCTAAGTTTAGCAGGTGCGATCGCTATTCTTAGTACTACAACATATTACTATGTTTTTATCTTAGGTGCGCCACAATTAGATCCACCCCAAAAACAAGCAGATACAGGCTTAAAATTTCAGATAGAAACTTTCAATTCCCAAGCTATGGGTACAGTTCGCCAATATGGTGTGATTTTACCTCCTAACTATCAGAAAAATCCCCAAACCCTCTATCCAGTTATATTTTTATTACATGGTGGCCATGATGATGCGCGCGCTTATGCTGATAAATATGCCATCATAAGCGTATTACATGAATTATATAAAACTGGCAAATTACCACCATCAATTATCATTACACCAGATGGTAATGATAATCGCGGTTCTAGCCCTTTATATGACCCCGATTATTATGATGGGACTAATGGCAAAATTGCGACTTTAATTGGTTTAGAATTAGTACAAGTTGTTAAGTCACGCTACCGGACTTTAGAGCAACCAAAATTTTGGGCTTTAGGAGGTCTATCTTCTGGTGGATGGGGAGCATTTAATATTGGGTTACGCTATCTCAACAACTTCAATATATTATTTAGTCATAGCGGTTACTTTACCGATAACAGTGGAGCGCAAAATAGTCCTTTACAAATAGTTCAACAGCTATCAATTGTTGATGAAAAACGACTAAGAATATATCTTGATGCAGGTTTGAATGATTCTAATTTGTTGGCTTCTACTAAAGCTTTTCACCAAGTCCTAAACAAATTAAATATAGCTAATGTCTTCTATGCTTTTCCTGGAGGCCACGGTTTATCTGGTGCAGATATTGGCTGGAATTACTTTCACAAGCATTTAAAAGATTCCCTCTCTTATGTGGGAGAACAATTTAAAGCAGCTAAAAAATAGTTACGTGGATTTTAGTAGATAAATATAATAATTTAAACTAACTAATGATTAAGAATTTCAAAACTCAAATTGGACTTTGGAGCGTAGCTGTCCTAACTGGGTTAGTGGGAATAGTCAATGTTTTATCCGCAGTTACACCAAACTTGTATGGGCGGAATCATTGGTTAAAGGAATTTTTACCATTTGAAATTCGTGCAAGCGGTCATATATTTGCTGCCCTAACAGGCTTTGTTTTGCTAACATTAGCGACTAATTTATTACGCCGCAAGCGTGTTGCTTGGCTATTATCAATTAGTTTATTAATTATTTCGATTTTTAGCCATCTACTCAAAGGATTAGATTATGAAGAAAGTATATTGTCTGGTATCTTGCTAGGACAATTAATTTTGATGCGCCATGTGTTTACAGCCCAATCAGATAGACCTTCAATTGCTAGAGGTGTGCGGGTATTGATTGGGGCTTTGCTATTTACCTTGGCTTATGGAACAGTGGGATTTTATTTATTAGATGGTAAATTTACAGAAAATTTTAATTGGCGAGAAGCCATAATTCAGACTTTGGCAATGTTTTTTGCTGAAGATAATTGGGGGTTACAACCTACTACTAAATTTGGAGAATTTTTCGCTAATTCTATATATGTAATTGCTGCCAGCACAGTTACCTTTGCAGTCGTGATGCTGTTGCAGCCTGTATTTTTGGCAAATCCAGCAACTTCTATTGAACGACAAAAAGCCAAAGAAATTGTTGAACATTATGGTTGCTCTTCGTTAGCAGCATTTACACTGTTAAGTGATAAAAGTTACTTTTTTAGTCCTTCTGGTAAAAGTGTGATTGCTTATGTACCAAAAGGACGGGGTGCGATCGCTCTTGGAGATCCCATCGGCCCAATTGAAGACCGCAAAGAAGTAATTGTGAGTTTTCAGCAGTTTTGTCAACGCAACGATTGGTATCCAGCCTTTTATCAAACTTTACCCGACGATATCGACCTCTATACTTCGCTAGGATTTAGGGTACTGAAGATTGGCGAAGAGGCGATCGTTGACTTGCAGAACTTTACTCTACAAGGTAAAGCGGGTAAAAACTTTCGCCCATCAATTAATCGGTTAACGAAACTTGGATATCAAGTCAACTTTTATCAACCGCCCATAGCAAATGACTTGTTACATCAACTCAAACCTGTGAGCGACGAATGGTTAAAGATGGCGCAAGGCTCAGAAAAACGCTTTTCTTTAGGGTGGTTTGACGAAACTTATCTGCGTAATTGCATAATTGCGGTTGTGCATACTCCAGAAGGTGGGATCGCGGCTTTCACCAACGTTTTACCAGAGTATCAGCTAAACGAAATCACCATTGATATGATGCGCCATCGTTCCACAATGGAAAATGGGATGATGGACTTTTTATTTACTTCCCTGCTGCAACATTTTAAAGAAGAAGGCTACGATAGCTTTAATTTTGGACTTTCCGCTTTGGCTGGAGTTGGTGACAATCCAGAGTCACGCCGCTTAGAGAAAGTTCTACACTATCTTTACGAACATTTGAATCACTTTTACAACTTCCAAGGCTTACACGCCTACAAAGACAAGTTTCGTCCTAGTTGGGAACCCCGTTATTTGGTTTATCCTAGTTTAACAGCTTTACCCAATGTCGTTGTCGGCTTAATTCGCGCCGACTCAGGCGATCGCCTCCTCGATTATTTCAAACCAGGAGCCTAATTAATTGACGGTGTTGGGGGATAAATTTTGAATTTTATTAGCTTAAGTATAATTGCGTAATTCGTAATTAGATCAGGAATGAAAAATTACGAATTACGGATGAAGAATTACAACTTAACTTGTTGTAAATGACTGCGAGGGTTATATGTACGTATCGCCCTAATTTTTTCATAATACTCGCGTTCTTGTGGGCTGAGGTCTTTTGGTGGGGCGATCGCCACTTTTACCATTTGATCGCCACGTCCACCTTTAGGTAGTGGCCAGCCTTTACCCCGTAAACGTAACGATTGACCAGAACGCACTCCCGCAGGTAGCTTAACATTGACATTGCCATCGGGTGTAGGCACATCAATCGAAGCTCCCAAGGTGGCTTCATCGGGTGTAATTGGCACTTCACAAACCAAATTATCGCCTTCAATTTGGAAGAACGAGTGGGGTTGCAGTTCAACTTTTAAATATAAATCTCCCCGCTGTTGCGTCATGGGGTTGATTTGACCTTTACCCCGCACCCGCAAACGAGTACCGGGTTTAGCACCAGCGGGAATGCGAACGTCAATGGTTTCATTGCCCAAACTAAAGCGCTTCTGTACACCAGCAAAGGCTTCCGCAAAAGTCAAGCTAATTGTCGCTTCCGTATCTGGAGCAGCACCAGCACCAACATCTTGGAAACCAAAATCGTTAAAACCGCTGCCAAAACCGCCACCAGGTCTACCTGTAGCCGTGCGATAAGAGTAGTTTTGTCTACCAGTCGAGCGAGTACCAGGCGCACCACCACCAAAGCGGCCTAACAACTCATTAATAAATTCATCAAAACTGCCGTATTGGCTGAAATCGAAACCATTCATATCAACCCCAGCACCGCCGCCAGGGAAACCTTCACCCACTTGTTTCCAATATTGACCAAACTGGTCATATTTTTTGCGCTTATCTGGGTCAGATAAGACTTCGTAGGCTTCGTTTACTTCTTTAAACCGGGCTTCTGCTTGTTTGTTCCCTGGATTAACATCAGGGTGAAACTTGCGGGCTAGTTTACGAAAGGCTTGCTTAATTTCTTCTGGAGTGGCAGTCTTACTAACTCCCAAAAGTGAATAATAATCTTTGAAGTCGGTTGCAGCCATCTACCAGCCTCCTGTAGAAATTTCCTTTAAGTTTTTTTGTAAGATGGGAGATTTATATTTTGCTAGGTATAATGCCCAGCAATGAGATTCTGATTTTAAATTAACAAACAATACACCAAATCAAGTGGGGTTCTTGCTCACTACACCAGCGCAATTTCCGTACTCTGGAAAAAGGGAGTGAAGTCTGAAGTCTGAAATTTCATGCTTTAGCCTCCTGCCTTTTGCCTTTTGCCTTTTGCCTTTTGACTATTCACCCTATTTTAATCAAGTCGTCTAATCCTTCTTCTAAACTAGGTGGAGCGTCCCGGAGTTGACGGTGCATCCGCAAGATTACTTCTTCGGGAACTTGGCGATCGCGGCGTTTATTTCGTGCTAAACACAGCCATACTGGGGTAGTAATCCAAATTCCTACGATTTGAGTAAAGCCCAAGTTACGGCTGAAGGCGATAAGTTCGCGGCGGTGGCTTCTTTGAGCATTCGTAGCATCAAAAATCGCTGATTGATTAGCGGCAACAGTTTGTTGGAGTTGCCGTTCAACTTCTTGCCAAACCAGAAACCAAGGCCCTTGAATTATTTCATCCCCAAACAATTGCCCCCGGATAGCATCTGTAGAAATCAGCTGCATCTGGGGGCATTCAGCAATTAATTGTTTTGCCACAGTTGACTTACCGCTACCCGGAAGGCCAATGAGTAGTATAAGTTGTGTTAGCGGTAGCGGGGCGTTCAGCCCGTGCTGAGTGCTGAGGAGCCACTGCGTTGGGAGGGTTCCCCGACTTGTTCGCCGAAGGCGTTCCCGAAGGGTCGCAAGTGGCATTGCTGAGTCAGAAGCTAACAGAGAACAGTGGTAATCAGTTATACTCATAACTCCAAGTTTAAAACTCAGCACTTTTAACTCAGCAAGAAGTTGCAAGGGGGGTTTCCCTCCGGGCAAACTTCGGTGATTCAGCACTTTTAAATAATTGTGCCATCAGGAATCACAGCGTTTTTCAAAACAACGACAATACCGCTACGGATGTAAAAGCCTTGACCTTCACGGTCAGCTTCTTGCACGTTATCTTTGTTGATGATTTTCACATCGTGACCAATGCGAGCATTTTTATCAATAATTGCCCGACGAATAATGGTATCTGTACCAATACCTACGGGAATGTCATTTTTTTCGATGCTGCATTGACGTTCGACAGAAGCTTGATAAAAGTCTGCACCCATGAGCAAAGATTCCTCGATGACACAGCCCGATTCAATTCGCGATCGCACACCTAAAACTGAATGTTGAATGCGGCAGTTTTTCAAAATACAGCCTTCACCAATAATTGATTCGGTGACATGACATTCTAATAATTTGGTAGGTGGTAGATAACGTGGGCGCGTGTAAATCGGGGCTTCTTCATCGTAGAAGCTAAAAGGTGGTTGTGGTTGCTGGGTCAAGGCTAAATTGGCATTATAAAATGCTTCAATAGTCCCAATATCTTCCCAGTAATCATCAAATAAATAAGCTTGAATGTTGTAATCTTGGGCGGCATCAGGAATAATTTCTTTGCCAAAATCAGTCCTTTCTAATTTTTCCCGCAACAACTTGATCAAAACTTCTCTTTTGAAAACATAAATCCCCATTGAGGCGATGTATGGCTGTTGTTGGGCTTGTTCTTTATTTAAACCCAAGACAGTGGTATCAACCTGCATTTTAGTTAAAGCCTCACCTTTGGGCTTTTCACTAAAATCAATAACTCGACCAGCTTGATCAATTTTCATCAAACCAAAATCAGAAGCCCGGCGATCGTCAATGGGTATTACTGAGAGCGTAATATCAGCATTGGTGTCTCGATGGCGCTGAATAAATTGGCGGTAATCCATCCGGTAAAGATGATCACCAGAAAGAATCAAATACTCATCTACATCCCATTCCTCCAACATCCATAGATACTGACGCACCGCATCGGCTGTACCTTGGAACCAGTTTGGGTTTTCTGGTGTTTGCTGTGCAGCTAACACTTCCACAAACCCTTCACTGAATCCACTAAAATTATAGGTACGCGCAATGTGACGGTTCAGAGAGGCTGAGTTGAATTGTGTCAGGACGTAGATTTTAAAAATTTCCGAGTTAATACAGTTACTAACAGGGATATCGATTAAACGATACTTCCCTGCGACGGGTACTGCTGGTTTTGCTCGGAGTTTGGTTAAAGGGTAAAGGCGGGTGCCTGCGCCACCACCGAGAATGATTGCTAAAACTTTTTTCACAAAATTTCTCCCGACTGCCTTTCAACTCTCACTCCCAGTTTATGACTGTATGTAGCCTCTGATAAGGGGGGATCGAAGATTCTCAGAAATGAATTTGGGAAAATCACGTAAAAAGAGAATGGCAAAGTCTTTTGGTATCAATGTTTGATGATTCGTTCAGATATTCATCTAAGTGGCAGCAGCAATCTTGAATATCTCAGATCCAAAAATTAGTTCACCCAATTTTCTCTATGAGAAACAGTGCAATGAAATTAGTAGTATGAGGAGCGTGCATACTGTGACATACTTGCTCATAAATCTTAACTGCATAATATCTGTCTCTAGTGGGCTAAAGTCAAGCGATGCAACAGCGTATTTTATTTACAGGTTATGCAACAACCCCATCATCGTTTATAAAACATGAACCCTAGGCGGCCAAAAAAACCTCAGTCTTCTACTCCTGACCAAGAGCATGAGGAAAATCAAAATGAATTATTTCCCATTGTGGGGATTGGTGCATCTGCCGGAGGTTTAGAAGCATTTACCCAATTACTTAGCCATTTGCCTAGTGATACTGGTATGGGATTTGTGTTGATTCAACACTTAAGCCCCGACCAAAAAAGTTTGTTGGTTGAGATTCTGTCACGAGCTACTCAGATGCCGGTAGTGCAAGCAGAAAATGAGATGGTGGTAAAACCGAATCATGTTTATGTGATTCCCCCCAATGCCATGATGACCATCTCGGAGGGAAAACTACAACTGAGTCCGCGTCAAAAGATTCGCAGTCAGGTTATGTCAGTTGATACGTTCTTTTTTTCCTTGGCGCAAGAACGGGGAAGCAAAGCTATTGCGGTGGTGCTGTCTGGGGGCGATGCGGATGGTGCTAGGGGTTTAGAAGCAATTAAGGAAGCAGGAGGGATTACCTTTGCCCAATGTGAAGAATCGGCACAAGTGAGTAGTATGCCGAATACGGCGGTGGCTTCTGGTCAGGTAGACTTTGTGTTAACACCACAAGCGATCGCTCAAGAATTAGCCAAAATCAGTCATCATCCTTATGTTAGTTATCCCACCCCCGAAAAATCGGCTGACGTTATCCCCACAGATAGCAATGCTCTTTCTATCATCTTTAGTTTATTAAAAGCTACTACGGGGGTTGATTTTAACCACTACAAACAAACCACCCTCAAGCGGCGGATTCTGCGACGGATGATTTTATATAAGTTAGAGAGATTAGAAGATTATGTACGTTATCTTCAGGATCATCCGGCAGAAGTGACAGCCTTGTATTACGATGCACTAATTACGCTGACGAGTTTTTTCCGCGATCCTGAAGCGTTTGAAGCTTTAAAAACCAAAGTATTTCCGATTATTACCAAAGAACAATCGAGTGATTCTGCCATTCGCATCTGGGTGGCGGGATGTTCCACGGGTGAAGAAGCCTACTCGATGGCGATTTGCTTACAGGAATATTTGCACAATCAGGGAATTAATCGCCCTATCCAAGTGTTTGCTACTGATGTTAATGAGATAGCCATTGAGAAAGCGAGAATCGGTATTTACAAGCATAACCAATTAATCGATGTCTCAGCCGATCGCCTCCAGCGCTTTTTTGTCCCTGTAGAAGGTGGCTATCAAATTAGCAAGCCAGTGCGGGAAGTGTGCGTTTTTGCCAGACAAAACCTAATTGGTGATCCGCCTTTTTCGCGCCTAGATTTGATTACCTGTCGCAATGTACTGATTTATTTGGGTTCTGGTGTTCAAAAGAAACTGCTTCCCATTTTCCACTATGCTCTGAAGCCACAAGGCTTTTTAATGCTAGGCACATCAGAGACAGTCGGCGAGTTTAGCAACTTGTTTGCTTTGATTGACCGCAAGTACAAAATTTATTCTGGCAAAATGGCTGCTACTCGGCCGACGATTGATTTAGTTCCCAACAATTATGCCATCGGAGCTACCAATCCGCCGCCACTAGTCAGAGAAGAGATGGGGAATGACTTAGAAATTCAAAAAGTGGCTGACCGGATTATTTTGAACCAATACACACCAGTTGGTGTAGTGATTGACAATGATCTAGAAATTGTGCAATTTCGGGGACAAACTAGCCCTTATTTGCAACTACCATCAGGCAGACCCAGTTTTAATCTGCTGAAGATAGCTAAAGAAGAATTACGGCTAGAACTACGTACTGCTATCCACCAAGCGAAAAAGCACGGAATAGCGGTGACTAAAGAAGGTATGCAAATTCGAGACGCAGATCAAGTCAAACGGATCAGAATTGATGTGATCCCATTTGATGCGCCTGTAGTCGATACAGGACGCTACTTTTTGGTGATGTTTGCAGAGATGAGCGCGATCGCCACTTCTATGTTAGGTGTTGCTGGCGATGAGTCAAGCCCAGCCACCAGTAATCGCACCCGCAATCGCGCACGCAAACCAACCGATGACCAAAAGGAAATTAACCAACTCAAACAAGATTTAGCCACAACTAAAGAATATTTACAATCAATTATTGAAGAACAACAAGCCACTAACCAAGACTTGAGAGCCGCTAACGAAGAAATTCTCTCTAGTAACGAAGAATTACAAAGCACCAATGAAGAACTAGAAACGGCTAAAGAAGAAATTCAGGCAACTAATGAAGAATTAAACACAATTAACGACGAACTGCAACGCCGCAATCTTGAATCAACTCAAGTCAGTAACGATTTACAAAATCTCCTGAGCAGTATCAATCTGCCAATTATTATGCTAGGAGGCGATTTACGCATTCGTCGCTTTACTCCTGTAGCCGAAAGAATTTTTAACCTGATTCCTTCCGATGTCGGGCGACCATTTAGTGATATTAATCACAACTTAAATATTCCTGACTTAGAGCAGCAGATTATCGAAGTCATCCGCACACTCA
This window of the Nostoc sp. HK-01 genome carries:
- a CDS encoding alpha/beta hydrolase fold protein is translated as MTDDDCFEDALIGSSIHLRRGINLQVCHSPGVTPSIVFIHGGMGNHFNFRMQYEFAQNQGWEVLAYDLAGHGKSSCYSRYSIGRHCRDLGRLLHKFGIISPVLFCHSYGVPIGLEFAQHHQVSAMIAIAGGTHDLAPWWEIPLMKLMAWGGRYLYHLPRVQVFNNFLSTSYRHSVMERFFAENPIPTDFDAYKALEIFWDYNFFVRHPLPQNLHIPTLVITAGKDPMFTQQMGDELASHFVNSTHLHFAQAGHLVMAECAELVNQAIANWLNQQVYF
- a CDS encoding putative esterase, which produces MNYKKILLLISVISLVGCKYSPGVAAKLPETITASLPAQPNANILATPLTYKIESYDSQVMLGKRTYGVSLPPGYEQNSQQRYPVIFLLHGGHGEPIDWFSDKKGQALKTLTKLYTTGKLPPSIIITPDGNDKRGSSPYFDPQYIDGPNGKVSTAVGYELVKVVQSRYRTLPNPDFWAMGGLSSGGWGAMNVGLHNLQNFSILFSHSGYFKDNSGAQNSPIIYIKTLPKQAKKRLRIYLDSGLSDTEELDDAKAFMQVLNQEKVYNQFRQFPGSHTWQYWREHLTDSLTFVGEQFRIAEIAHAADNLGVNQQTHK
- a CDS encoding putative esterase; translated protein: MKISKIFLSLAGAIAILSTTTYYYVFILGAPQLDPPQKQADTGLKFQIETFNSQAMGTVRQYGVILPPNYQKNPQTLYPVIFLLHGGHDDARAYADKYAIISVLHELYKTGKLPPSIIITPDGNDNRGSSPLYDPDYYDGTNGKIATLIGLELVQVVKSRYRTLEQPKFWALGGLSSGGWGAFNIGLRYLNNFNILFSHSGYFTDNSGAQNSPLQIVQQLSIVDEKRLRIYLDAGLNDSNLLASTKAFHQVLNKLNIANVFYAFPGGHGLSGADIGWNYFHKHLKDSLSYVGEQFKAAKK
- a CDS encoding heat shock protein DnaJ domain-containing protein, whose product is MAATDFKDYYSLLGVSKTATPEEIKQAFRKLARKFHPDVNPGNKQAEARFKEVNEAYEVLSDPDKRKKYDQFGQYWKQVGEGFPGGGAGVDMNGFDFSQYGSFDEFINELLGRFGGGAPGTRSTGRQNYSYRTATGRPGGGFGSGFNDFGFQDVGAGAAPDTEATISLTFAEAFAGVQKRFSLGNETIDVRIPAGAKPGTRLRVRGKGQINPMTQQRGDLYLKVELQPHSFFQIEGDNLVCEVPITPDEATLGASIDVPTPDGNVNVKLPAGVRSGQSLRLRGKGWPLPKGGRGDQMVKVAIAPPKDLSPQEREYYEKIRAIRTYNPRSHLQQVKL
- the glgC gene encoding glucose-1-phosphate adenylyltransferase, which produces MKKVLAIILGGGAGTRLYPLTKLRAKPAVPVAGKYRLIDIPVSNCINSEIFKIYVLTQFNSASLNRHIARTYNFSGFSEGFVEVLAAQQTPENPNWFQGTADAVRQYLWMLEEWDVDEYLILSGDHLYRMDYRQFIQRHRDTNADITLSVIPIDDRRASDFGLMKIDQAGRVIDFSEKPKGEALTKMQVDTTVLGLNKEQAQQQPYIASMGIYVFKREVLIKLLREKLERTDFGKEIIPDAAQDYNIQAYLFDDYWEDIGTIEAFYNANLALTQQPQPPFSFYDEEAPIYTRPRYLPPTKLLECHVTESIIGEGCILKNCRIQHSVLGVRSRIESGCVIEESLLMGADFYQASVERQCSIEKNDIPVGIGTDTIIRRAIIDKNARIGHDVKIINKDNVQEADREGQGFYIRSGIVVVLKNAVIPDGTII
- a CDS encoding signal transduction histidine hinase; the protein is MNPRRPKKPQSSTPDQEHEENQNELFPIVGIGASAGGLEAFTQLLSHLPSDTGMGFVLIQHLSPDQKSLLVEILSRATQMPVVQAENEMVVKPNHVYVIPPNAMMTISEGKLQLSPRQKIRSQVMSVDTFFFSLAQERGSKAIAVVLSGGDADGARGLEAIKEAGGITFAQCEESAQVSSMPNTAVASGQVDFVLTPQAIAQELAKISHHPYVSYPTPEKSADVIPTDSNALSIIFSLLKATTGVDFNHYKQTTLKRRILRRMILYKLERLEDYVRYLQDHPAEVTALYYDALITLTSFFRDPEAFEALKTKVFPIITKEQSSDSAIRIWVAGCSTGEEAYSMAICLQEYLHNQGINRPIQVFATDVNEIAIEKARIGIYKHNQLIDVSADRLQRFFVPVEGGYQISKPVREVCVFARQNLIGDPPFSRLDLITCRNVLIYLGSGVQKKLLPIFHYALKPQGFLMLGTSETVGEFSNLFALIDRKYKIYSGKMAATRPTIDLVPNNYAIGATNPPPLVREEMGNDLEIQKVADRIILNQYTPVGVVIDNDLEIVQFRGQTSPYLQLPSGRPSFNLLKIAKEELRLELRTAIHQAKKHGIAVTKEGMQIRDADQVKRIRIDVIPFDAPVVDTGRYFLVMFAEMSAIATSMLGVAGDESSPATSNRTRNRARKPTDDQKEINQLKQDLATTKEYLQSIIEEQQATNQDLRAANEEILSSNEELQSTNEELETAKEEIQATNEELNTINDELQRRNLESTQVSNDLQNLLSSINLPIIMLGGDLRIRRFTPVAERIFNLIPSDVGRPFSDINHNLNIPDLEQQIIEVIRTLNFKTQEVQDQEGHWYDLRIRPYRTIDNKIDGAVVVLVDIDELKRSARQITAARDYAEAIVATVRESLVVLDTDLRVITANQFFYEKFQVLPAETEQCLIYEIGNGQWNIPQLRSLLEEILPHQSQFQDMEIENEFEQIGQKIMRLNARKLTHIHDAPMILLVIEDITQQKQLEIERTQLLAQEQSARETAEKANRAKDEFLSILSHELRNPLNAMLGWANLLRTHQLDEQTVNQGLEAIERSAQAQAHLISDLLDISRISSGRLRMDAQFIELVPIIEDAIAVVRLAAETKNIQINTSLAPSSRPIVGDPVRLQQVVWNLLSNAIKFTPNGGRIDVQLTYAAFQAQIQISDTGQGINPEFLPYLFDRFRQADGSRTRSNPGLGLGLSIVRHLVELHGGTVEAHSPGEGQGATFTVKLPLQNNQNEISDISTTLPFFTRNSLPEISTDKLPSLVGVRVLVVDDEPDIRQLFQLVLGEYGVDVTAVASASAALSTLMANPGGYDALLSDIGLPGEDGYTLIRQIRALSPAVGGQIPAAALTAYAGHTEYTEALAAGYQMHLAKPIEPQQLIVLVAALTGRV